Proteins encoded within one genomic window of Guyparkeria hydrothermalis:
- a CDS encoding LysR substrate-binding domain-containing protein — protein sequence MASLTELRYVVAVARELHFGRAAARCFVSQPTLSVGVKRLEESLGVQIFERASRSEVQVTPEGRAIIEQAERVLGEVERLEDLAHTRRDPLAAPLRVGLIHTVGPYLLPRLIGRLHELAPRMPIEITEGMTADLAEQLERGELDVVVLSLPFEAPGVMVEPVYREPFTVAVPVDHPLAEQEAVAPDQLAEHDLLLLGRGHCFRDQVLGVCPRCYDGRTFGRLQRTLEGGSLETMRMMVASGAGITVLPCASTENGEAAGTRTLVRYLPFDRDIPTRDIALASRKRFSRPQAVAVLAQSIRETLPDCCQPLPAGEGLSRG from the coding sequence ATGGCTTCACTGACCGAACTCCGTTACGTGGTCGCCGTCGCTCGCGAGCTGCACTTCGGCCGCGCCGCGGCCCGCTGCTTCGTCAGCCAGCCGACGCTGAGCGTCGGGGTCAAGCGCCTGGAGGAATCGCTGGGCGTGCAGATCTTCGAGCGGGCCAGCCGCTCCGAGGTGCAGGTCACGCCCGAGGGCCGGGCGATCATCGAGCAGGCCGAGCGGGTGCTCGGCGAGGTCGAGCGTCTCGAAGATCTGGCCCATACCCGCCGCGACCCGCTGGCGGCGCCCTTGCGCGTCGGGCTGATCCACACGGTCGGTCCCTATCTGTTGCCGCGCCTGATCGGCCGGCTGCACGAACTGGCGCCGCGTATGCCGATCGAGATCACCGAGGGGATGACCGCGGATCTCGCCGAGCAACTTGAGCGGGGGGAGCTGGACGTGGTGGTGCTTTCCCTGCCGTTCGAGGCGCCTGGCGTGATGGTCGAGCCGGTCTACCGGGAGCCGTTCACGGTCGCTGTGCCGGTCGACCACCCCCTGGCCGAACAGGAGGCAGTGGCCCCCGACCAGCTGGCCGAGCACGACCTGTTGCTGCTCGGCCGTGGCCACTGCTTTCGCGACCAGGTGCTGGGGGTGTGCCCGCGCTGCTATGACGGTCGGACCTTCGGTCGATTGCAACGCACGCTCGAAGGCGGATCGCTGGAGACGATGCGCATGATGGTCGCCAGCGGCGCGGGGATTACGGTGCTGCCCTGCGCCTCGACCGAGAACGGCGAGGCGGCGGGCACGCGGACGCTGGTGCGCTACCTGCCGTTCGATCGCGACATCCCGACCCGTGACATCGCCCTGGCGAGCCGCAAGCGATTCTCGCGGCCGCAGGCG